The Sulfuricurvum sp. DNA segment GGGAAAAATTCGGGGTGAACACTTTGTCACCCTCACCAATGCCCTCGCCGTCTTAAATCAATGCTATGTCATCGCAAGCGATGCCGCCAACGAAGATACGAGTGCCATGAGCGGTATTATCAACCCCTTCGGGCATGAAGTACGCAACAATGGTATGGAGTCTCTCACCTCCCACTACGAAGAGCGCACTCTCCAATCGATGCGACGATATCTCAACACAGGGATCGGTCAATGATCGACAAAGTAACCATCATCAAAACCTCCCGTATGGCGGAAGAAATTTCCAAAAAATATCCCCTTCGCCCTACCATCAAAGAGGCGATTATCCATACCAATCGCGAAGAGTTTGTCCCCCTCGCCATGCGCCACAACGCTTACCGTCTCGATGCCCTCCCTATCGGTGCACAACAATACATCTCTTCCCCTCTCACGGTCGCTAAAATGACCCAATACCTTAGCCCTGAGGGGTGTGATAGTGTATTGGAAATCGGATGCGGGAGCGGGTATCAAGCCGCCGTCCTCTCTCAAATTTTCCGTCGTGTCTTTACGATAGAGCGAATCGAATCGTTGCTGATCGAGGCAAAAGAGCGGTTTCGTCACCTCCGTCTCGGCAACATCCACACCCGCACCGATGATGGTCAAAACGGTTGGGAGCAATACGCGCCGTTTGATCGGATCCTTTTCTCTGCATCCGCACGGACAATCCCTCAAAAACTCTTCAACCAATTACGCGAAGGGGGAATCCTCATCGCCCCTATGGAGAGAGGACGGGAGCAAGTAATCACCCGCTTTACCAAACAAGGGGGGAAAATTCACGAAGATGCTCTTGAGGTGTGTGATTTCGTCCCCATCCTCGATGGAGTTGTCCGTTGAGCCTCCCCGAAGCATTTGTAGAGCGTTTAGAAAAGATTGTTCCACGTGAACATTTTGATGCTATTCTCCGCACCTTTGATGCCCCCAAACAAGTCACCTTTCGGACCAATCCCCTCAAAACAACCCCTGAAGAACTCGAAGCCGAACTGCATGATGCCCATATCACCTATGAAAAAATAGAGTGGGAACTCTTATCAGGGGTCTATCGTATCTCCCCTGAGGACAAACTCCGCCTCACCCAAACACCCGCCTTCTACGAAGGGCGTCTCTATATCCAAAACCTCTCCTCGATGGTCGCCCCGCTCTTACTCGCCCCCGAGCCTGAAGAGACCGTTCTCGACCTCGCCGCCGCACCGGGAGGGAAAACCCTTATTCTCGCGGGGATGATGGAGAACACCGGATGGCTCTCTGCCGTAGAACTTCAGCGAGAGCGTTTTTTTCGCCTCTGTGACAACCTCAAACACCAAGGGGTCACCAACGCCCACACCTACATGACCGATGGACGCAGTGTGGGGAAAAAATGCCCTCTGATGTTTGATCGCATCTTACTCGATGCCCCATGCTCCTCCGAAGCACGCTTTAAAACCCATGAACCCAAATCGATGAGCTATTGGAGCGTCCATAAGGTCAAAGATACCTCCAAACTCCAACGTCGTTTGCTCCTCTCCGCCTTCGATGCCCTCAAACCGGGAGGCAAATTACTCTACAGCACTTGCTCATTCTCCCCAGAAGAGAACGAAAGCCCCCTCCAGCACCTTTTAGAGCGCCATGGAGCGCATTTAAAGACCATACCCCTCACATTACCCTTCGATAACATCCAAAAGCCTCTGAGCCGCTGGGGAAAAGAGATTTACGATGAACGGATACAAAACGGTGTCCGCATTTTACCGACCGATACGATTGATGGATTTTTTATCTGTTTGTTGGAGAAACTTGCGTGAACTCCATC contains these protein-coding regions:
- a CDS encoding RsmB/NOP family class I SAM-dependent RNA methyltransferase — its product is MSLPEAFVERLEKIVPREHFDAILRTFDAPKQVTFRTNPLKTTPEELEAELHDAHITYEKIEWELLSGVYRISPEDKLRLTQTPAFYEGRLYIQNLSSMVAPLLLAPEPEETVLDLAAAPGGKTLILAGMMENTGWLSAVELQRERFFRLCDNLKHQGVTNAHTYMTDGRSVGKKCPLMFDRILLDAPCSSEARFKTHEPKSMSYWSVHKVKDTSKLQRRLLLSAFDALKPGGKLLYSTCSFSPEENESPLQHLLERHGAHLKTIPLTLPFDNIQKPLSRWGKEIYDERIQNGVRILPTDTIDGFFICLLEKLA
- a CDS encoding protein-L-isoaspartate(D-aspartate) O-methyltransferase yields the protein MIDKVTIIKTSRMAEEISKKYPLRPTIKEAIIHTNREEFVPLAMRHNAYRLDALPIGAQQYISSPLTVAKMTQYLSPEGCDSVLEIGCGSGYQAAVLSQIFRRVFTIERIESLLIEAKERFRHLRLGNIHTRTDDGQNGWEQYAPFDRILFSASARTIPQKLFNQLREGGILIAPMERGREQVITRFTKQGGKIHEDALEVCDFVPILDGVVR